tagcaaaattcaactgaactagctctggtataggttaagggttccagggtcccagcggcacatccccacccagaaattcctaaagtaccccccccccccaccccccggaaCTCTTCACCACTAATCTCCAAGTTAAGACAGTGATGACGCCattccatggtcagatcgttccacTTAATAATCAGATTGTTGCAGAATAGTTGACCTTTTGACCTTTTCAAGAGTCTTTAACCAGCCaccagcagaaaaaaaagacgtgtacgtatacctcgttctttaagccaagaaGCCAAAAAAGTGCACCTTACGTCGAGTTTTACCCTGAAAAATGTGCAACAATCTATCTGACttggaacgatctgaccatggaatGAAGTCACAGTAACTTAATTATCGTTTGGTTGATAATAGCTTGATAATATTATAAACTAACTTGGGCCAATTTGATTTCGGAATCTTCAAACGTTGCACTTTTCCAATGTTAGATAGACAGATGGATAATCtattaaaataaatacatgGGCAGCCAGAGGCTGAATTGCGTATTTGCAAATAAAACTAAGCTAAAAATAGATTAATTTACAACAtatcaatattaaaaatattaaaaattcatgcATATAACATATAAAAGCATTAAAACCGAATCATTTAATTGTGCTTTCGGCACGATGACaaaataaaagtgttcttaaaacggtCCGTCTCCCACTTTGGAAATGCAAAGCGTCTGTGACTTCTTAGTGAATATGGAGCCTTATTGGCTTCAGTTAATAACTTGTTATTAAGTTTGTTATCCCTGTTGCGTGGGCAGTGTTAAAAACGTTGTCACATATGTCCTCGCCATATGAAGTAATGGTTAGAATACCAGCTTCATCAAGTGCCTCGTGATAAGACAGACTGGGGAAAATGATTGATAATGCCCTTGTTTGGACCCGCTCCAGCTCACTCTGTAAATACTTGGGCAGAGCATAAAATAAAACAGGCGTGCATAAACTAGGATTGATCTTAACCAGAAGCATATATATGCTTCTGTCTTAACAGTTTCGTTAACGAAAAACGTGCTCATTCCATGATAAATCGCTCGTAATTAGCACACCCAGCAGCTTTGCCCTTCTAACTAAATAAAGGCAGACTTCAACTTGAATTATGACAATGAAATGAATAGAGCAAACTCACCTTTGTTCAGTGTAAAGACagattcaccattttcacaaatGCCCATCATACATGACGTACTTCGCCGACCCCACCCCCTCTCCCACGCCCACGCCCACAGGACTGGAACACTAAAACTGTTGAATAAGGaatgtcttcaatttctcttggtaCGACCGAAACAAAAGAACTCGTTTCATGAACGAAAAAGCCACTGGTTGGCAAATATCAAAAGGTAAAGTAACGCGAGATATCGCTAAtgcgaaacaaaaaaaattgtgcatAAAAAGTAGATGGCTACATTACTAGGGCAATATCAAGGCCCCGGGGGATCAAGGCAAACTCATAAACAAATTTGTTTGCTATATTCTTTTCGTGGAATGGTGTGAAATTATCAGGGATAAACCTCATCAATTTCTTTGCCAAACTTGGAGAAAAGTCGTTCAAGTATCAAGAATCTGTTGGAGCTAGTTCTCTGACAGGAAAAGGGTGAGGACTTAAAGAAAGCTACGAGCTGATGTGTTATCATAAcgtattattcattcaaaatattacaACGCGATAGGTGTAACTTGTCAAAACAATAACTTCGCACGTACATCAATCCTTTTTGGACGTGTCttttaggcttttgtacattatgctagcattttttcgagcattttagtgaggcaaaagcattgtgcattattcgagcatttcagtggcattttccccggaaaattaatttttccgagaaaataaaatagaaattcatttttttcaggagcccatgccccacgAGCTCCTgcgttttaaaagaaaatgaagactaaaactcaaaattcacaaaaaacctaatacagctgtttttttggctgtatttatgaacttgtacacgttgtcgttgttacttgcaacacttgcacgtttttgtaagtgtaaactttgaaattaatttaaaaaaccgtttgtataatgagcattatcggAGCATTTTGGTGACTTTTTGGGGGAGACcaagcattttagtgggaaaaatggagcattaaggtggagcattttagtgcggaagcaaaagcataatgtacaaaagcctagtGTCTTTGCCGTCGTTCACGATCACATCGTGAAGATTGGCCGATTTCACGTTTTCTAAAGGACGTCAGAACGCAAGAGAAcgattttctaactttttttttaacttatacAGTCCTTTAAAATTCTATTCCAGAAAAAGTCACCgacatttgactgaaaaatATAATTGAAGGACATGGAATAACAGGCCCGTAGCAGGGGGGGGCTCGAGCCCCCTCAGAAATTTTCAGACTTTTATTGAATTCTGctacaaaagtggaatttttttactaaaatggACAGCTGTCGAGGGAAGTTAAAGTTTCAAAGTATTGTCGATCATAGTAAGATTATGTACTGTTGTTCTTCTGTGCAATTTGCAATCGTGTAAATGAACGAAATCGTATTTTTGCTCTGCCAAAAAAAACCAACAGCCTTAAAATATCTGCTTATTAAGCATCAAAATAGTCAGAAgcaaaatggatcgaaatgcaccaatgacaATCCCACCTGAACTACCTCATGATGTTGCCTGTTCACAAGGACAGAACAGATGCTCTGACCCTTGTCGACGTAGCCACTGACTTCGTTGGGGAGGAAGAAAACCGAAAGCAATTGTTTGCCAAATTTTCCGCGAACGATATCCCAAACAAGTTCTCTGTTTCGTCAAGAAAGTCAACGGCAAACGGAGAATTAGAGTTAAGAACAAAAGGTATTGTAGACAAATGTAGTGATCTGACATGTACCAAGAAGTATGCTTTAACCGAGGGACCgaagggcgggggggggggggggcggattTAATGTGGGCTACTCGCtcagcctcccccccccccagtcattTTATGCCTACTACGGGCCTGAATAAACGCGAGGAATTTTGAAACAGCACATTAATTCACTTTGCTTAAATTTTTAGTTAAAACTCTCTAATAGCTAAGCTCAAACTTGTCAGGTCGAGCAAGAACCCTCCGGGAATTGACGCCCCTTTCACAAGACTAGCCTGGGACAAGGTTCCGCAGtggggaaaaaagtcaaaaaaagagGTCAAATATGAAAAATATGGTCAATAAAGCCTTAAAGagcaaaagttataaaaaacaaacgaGTGAGTTCTTTCAATCTTTTATTAATGCAACGAACCTATATTGACAATATTCGTGAATATTagagagggaggggggggggttgaacCTCTCAGTCATGGAAGCGAAATAGTTTCGTTTTAGTTATCAACTACGATGTACTTTTTACTGAAGAACTTGATACGTGATAAGATAACAATAACGATATCGTTCCTCGTTGGGTGTTGAATGAAGCTCACGTTTTTCTTTCAGTATCAGCTTCCATTTCCCTGATTTTTCTAATTTCTCGCATGTGGCACTATAGCCGTACTCTACGGGGTCATAGGAATCGCAACGAATGGAGAAAATAAACAGACCACctacaaaaaaacacaagaaaatacTAAGACATTCAAGAGAGAATGCACCAACGTTTACAATAACTTATTACTAAGGAAGGAACGGACCATTAAAAAAGTTATGGAAGGGAGCGGGGAATTTTCGAGTCGCATGACGTTTTTTCGTTAACATTtcccttgtatgaatttttttacccCATTGTATGAATATTTCTTAGGGTAGCTTGGTGTGTATTTTTCCATGCACGaatatttgttttgtatttcGCGCCCCAAACAccatgattatgatgatgagcTCAAGTAATACCCTTCAATTTTCGAGTGTGTGGATAGAGTTCTGTGCACGTGGAGTGCCAACCTAAACAAAAACCTGTTTAGGAAgcgctagcctgttccagacttCCAGATTGTAaagcgcgggagaaaaattgACCAAGGTAataaaaaacgaggggagactggagagggaaaaaagaagTCTTCCCTCGATCTTCCCTCGTTTTCTCCCCATGTTTCTCCCGCCTACGACTTCActcgctccccaccatctgTACGCCGCGCTGTACtatctggaacaggctaaaggCGCGCACACTTAAACTACAACACAAAACCATTCACTCCTCACTATACtcacaagaaaagaaaatcacatACCGGGTTTTACGAAGCGCGCACATTGCTCAATCGCCCCAGGCTTCACTTGCCCATACACTATGACGCCTGCACACAACACCACGTCATATTCAGCAGTTTCTATCTCCTTCATATGCGTGTCGGACAACGGAGCACAGATCAGTTTCTTGTACAGATGTTTACCGGCCGCTAAATTTAACATTTCCTGGGAAATATCCAGTGCGTCGAGATTAGTGTATCCTCGAGCTTTCAACATCTCGCCAATTCCTCCTGTGCCTGCTCCGGCGTCAAGGATTTTTATGTCTTTTGGGGGGTTAGGATAAACATCGTTGGAGCTCACAGCGCGATCAAACGCCTCCACGCAAAGAATGTGACCTTTGTAACCCACATTTTCGCTTATctacgaaaaaagaaaaacgtaggctttttaaaatatttcagtaaattattgaaagtttgtttcattttaagaGTAAAATAGAAGCGAGAAACTATATAGCTAAGATTTATTGGATGAGGCTTAGGGCCTGTTTTATATGAGGCGAGCCAGAGAGGTTAGCCGCGCTAGCCCGCTTTACTGAGCTGCCTCGGCTCATGCCTTGTGTCCTTATAACTATTAACATTGTCGCTGTGTTTATATGAAAAGGCAGGCTGGCTCACTCACCGAGCCTGATCTCGGTTGCTCAAAGAGAGATCTCAGAAAAAGAGCCGACCGGCCGACttctcatataaacacaacGACAATTTTATGAGAAAACAAGCATGACCCCAGCTACGTAGCTCGGTATTGAAAGCGAGCCAGCCCAAGGTTCTGTTAAGGGAAAGTGGATCACTTTaagtttctgagaaactgcccacttacccctcccctaacccaacattttggcGAAGTGAGACCCAAATGTCAACGTTGAGTTATGGGAGGGGTAGGAGGGCAGTTTCCCATAAACCTAAATCGATCCAGGAAAGTCACAAAGCCAAGCGAACTGACCACTGCAAGGGTCGAATTCTGATTCTCCTTCAAATTTAAGGGGCAGGTCGACTTTTTAAATAAGCTGACAGTATCTCCTTTCTACTTTCCTTTTTTGACCTCCCGAAACCACGGAACACTAAATCATTTATGGCGGCATTTATATACCTTCTCCCAGCTTGGGGCCATTTCATCATAAGCAAGTTTCGATTCTTCCACGGACGAGTCTCTGTTCAGTTTCAGAAACCTATCGGTGTACTTGACTTCGCTGTCCATGTTTTTGAGTGTGACTTCTGTAATGATAACGTAACAACAATATATTGACTTTCGCAATcttcttttgcatttttataaaaatatctaTGGCCTCGTTCCTAGGATCGCTCATCTTCCAAGAGagactctgggaacgaggttgagtgtTTAAGAGGACGGCAGTGTCTTtgaccccacccctccctcagACAACGCGACCCAATGGCCACCAGCAATGCCCTTAGGCCTGTAAAGGGGGTAattcgggggagggggggctggGGGCTACTGATGCTTTCTTAGACCCAATCctaccctgtttcagaccagTTCGATTTGTCCTACCGCATTTTGGACCTCAAATGACGAAATGATGAAAAACATCAGTCTAGTGAAAATATATTTACCCAACTTCACGTAAATAAATGTAAAGAAACTGTTACATCTTATGATTTTCAGGAGATTTGCATTAGACAGCTTCACGAGGTGTTAAAAAAGGACAAAAGTTCCGGCTGGATTTGTCCTAAGGGGGATAATTCGCACTTTATTGATAATAACTTCGCCGGAATTCATTTTCGTCATCGCCAAATAGTCGCAAAATTTAAATCCCGCGAAAAAAAAGTTACTGCAAAAATAAGAGAGATTGTATGCCTTGGTCTACaagccattttttattttatagacCTGACGACTCCTTTGAGGACAGAGCTTATCAGAATTAGATGCTAAATGCTCTTTTAGGCAGTCATGTGACTCGTTATtttcatgaccactctgttttacaaagcattgatattacaaggagaaatttgattctgatcactcttagggtttaaagggttaagcaatgGCAAGATTTTCAGCAACAGCTTCAGCCAACCCCCGCAcaggtactccctataatggcctatatggggaggctccgcgcgaaaggggtaccttttttcagGCCTCAGGGATAGGAAAGGGTGGGcaatttcacttgttgaagtatatgaaagagtagggggaaatctgtcattccGTTCCATCAAAAGGGATAACTGATGCATTTCATCGCTGTGAATGAATAAGTCGagattttgtgatttattcatattttaagaCATTTCATTTACGGAAGTTAAaagagatgcaaagttctaaactaaaCACTGTGAAAGGGCAACCATTTTTCATAATAGAAGATATACGAAAGGAGTATTTTTTCTGTCAGAAATGGTAAAGTTGAACCCGTTTttcggacacccgcttaata
The genomic region above belongs to Porites lutea chromosome 12, jaPorLute2.1, whole genome shotgun sequence and contains:
- the LOC140921465 gene encoding methyltransferase-like protein 27; its protein translation is MDSEVKYTDRFLKLNRDSSVEESKLAYDEMAPSWEKISENVGYKGHILCVEAFDRAVSSNDVYPNPPKDIKILDAGAGTGGIGEMLKARGYTNLDALDISQEMLNLAAGKHLYKKLICAPLSDTHMKEIETAEYDVVLCAGVIVYGQVKPGAIEQCARFVKPGGLFIFSIRCDSYDPVEYGYSATCEKLEKSGKWKLILKEKRELHSTPNEERYRYCYLITYQVLQ